CTAAGAATGTTTGATaggaactttaaaaaaaattgatatctaTTAATAAGAGCTGATATTCTATTTCTTGGACTATTGATgattttcattgaaattaaaCTGATTCAAGGAATAAAATTCCGaactaaagaatttttttttttaattatatcaaattaAGTCAAACAGAAATtctttagttaaaaaatttttctttaatttttttattttatttcaagttaatttttcttcataatttaaaatgattttttttttattcaagtttacaaaaaaaaaaaaattattagttagaatttgtttctttttttttagtataataataataatttttctacttaacgTCCGTATTTGTTCTTACTTATCTTCTTAGGAACTTTTacaaacttgaaaatttttttatttgcttataaattgattttaaaaaataaaaagtttttaattttttatattgacatcttaataatttcaattaactTTCTATTGaacttgaaaaaatcaatagtaaattaaaaagcaaattactacttttaattttttattttatttaaataaaaatttatttgtattatttgagttatttaaaatttttagatctttagtaattttttcaatgaaacattaaaataatttttttaattttataaaataaactaagatataattataattattaataaatgtaattataattactaataaataatttcaggTGGATACACATATCCACGCAGCGTCATGTATGAatcaaaaacatttattacGATTCATAAAAAAGACACTTAAAAATCATGCTGATGAAGTAGTAACATGCTCGAAGAGCGGGGAAATGATGACTCTTGCCCAAGTATTTGAGTCAATGAATCTCACAACTTACGATCTTAGCGTAGATATGCTCGACGTTCACGCAGTAAGTAATAATTCacttacaataaatttaattaacagtcTAGACAAAagtcaaactaaaaaaaaatttttttcctgcaGGACAGAAATACCTTCCACCGTTTCGACAAATTCAACGCCAAGTACAACCCGATCGGTGAAAGTCGTCTGCGCGAAGTGTTTCTTAAAACCGACAATTACCTCGACGGTAAATACTTTGCGCGGATCATCAAAGAAGTCGCCAGCGACCTTGAGGAGTCAAAGTATCAGAATGCTGAACTGAGGCTGTCTATTTACGGTAAAAGCGCTGATGAATGGGACAAGCTTGCTAATTGGGCGATCAAAGGTGACGTCTATTCAGACAACGTTCGCTGGCTTATTCAGATTCCGCGGCTCTAGTAAGTCTGCCtctaaatgttaaaaaaaggaattgataattaatcttaattttaaaatttttatatttattgtttgtcCTTGATTAATTTTCTAGCGATATATTCAAGCTAAACAAGTTGATGAGTAATTTCCAAGAAATTATCAACAACATCTTCTTGCCGCTGTTCGAAGTCACTAACGACCCTTCGTCTCATCCTGACCTTCACAAGTTCCTGCAGTATGTAATTGGATTCGACTCTGTTGACGATGAGAGCAAACCTGAGAATCCGCTTTTTGATAAAGACGTATCGCCTCCTGAGGAATGGAATGACATTGAGAATCCTCCCTATGGGTACTATCAGTACTATACTTTTGCTAACATGACGGTCCTTAATCATTTTCGAGCGTAAGTTATacttgatatatatttataaaaaaagtttattgattattaattgattctttttatttatttaaaatttttattgcattattttgttatttattatcatcaatttttattattttttataataattttactttattaagtaatgaattttgttagattgcactatatttttttaacaattgacatttttaaagatataagctcatcctgatgttacacttatcaagagctttcatttgagtacccacatacattttgatatatttttcatatattcatgtatatataaatatataaaatatatgaaaaattgatgtgggtactcaaatgaaaggtcttgatgagtataaatacaggatgagattatatctttaaaaatgtcaatggttcaCGAGATATTaggtcagttcttaattattgatatttttaaggatataagctcatcctgatgttatactcatcaagagcttttatttgagtacccacatgcatttttgatatatttttcatatatacatatatataatatatataaatacataaatatatgaaaaattgatgtgtgtacttaaataaaagatctcaatgagtgtaatgtcggggtgagcttatatctttaaaaatgtcactagttcacgagatactgggtcagttcttaattattgatatttctaaagatgtaagctcatcctgatgtaacgctcatcaagagctttcatttgagtacccacatgcacttttgatatatttttcatatatacatatatatatatataaatatataaaatatatatatatatatatatacatatatatatatataaatatataaaatatatgaaaaattgatgtgggtactcaaacgaaaggtcttgatgaatgtaacatcgggatgagcttatatctttaaaaatgtcaatggttcaCGAGATACTAgatcagttcttaattattgatatttttaaagatataagctcattccgatgttacactcatcaagagctttcatttgagtacccacatgcatttttgatatatttttcatatatacatatatattatatataaaatatatgaaaaattcatacaaggtcatttttaattacgtATCTAGagattctcttaataatataaatttattaaaaataaataattatttattagcagttaataaaaaattcttaactgttaattaattttatataataaaaaatttatatattatttataaataataaatatttgttaaattaattcatattaaaaaaacaaatataaacaattattaaagtttattcaattaaaaaaaaaattattctatcagtataaaattatgaatatttataaacataattataatttataaataaaattaattttccagTGACCGAGGCCTGAACACTTTTGTCCTGCGACCTCACTGCGGTGAAGCCGGTCCAATCCAACATCTGGTCTGCGGATTCATGATGGCAGAGAATATATCACACGGTCTCTTGCTCCGCAAAGTCCCAGTGCTCCAATATCTGTATTACCTGGCTCAGATTGGGATCGCAATGTCACCTCTGAGCAATAATTCTCTATTCTTAAACTACCACCGTAACCCTTTGCCGGAATACCTCGCACGGGGCCTCTGCGTCAGCCTCTCCACAGACGATCCTCTGCAATTTCACTTCACAAAGGTATTTATGGAGGACAGTGGCTTTTGAACTTCCTAGCTTGTTAATACTAGGAATAGCTTTACTTTCCTCTAAGGAATATAAATTACTGCGGGCTATTTTATTTACTCTGATTCTACAAAGGCCTTTACTTGCTCTTTTTGTCTTTCAGGAACCTCTCATGGAGGAGTACAGTATTGCTGCACAGGTCTGGAAACTCAGTTCTTGCGACATGTGTGAGCTTGCAAGGAACTCTGTTATAATGAGCGGTTTTCCTCACAAGGTATGTTATTGTCattatattgtaaatttaaattgtcaatttagataattatttatgctttaaattaataagacTCTACTCTGACTGTACTCTTAATTCATACACAAATAGTATtacatcatttattttttaattaaagttttttgacaattttttaataaaattaaaagctttaaattttgataaataaaaatagtaaaaattttcttcactaaatttttcattacattattaattaaaactagcaactttgcaatgactattattaaatttcactgtactttcttaattatagacgattttaaagatataaattcatcccgatgttacactcatcaagagctttcatttgagtacctacatgcatttttgatatatttttcatatatacatatttacatatatatataatatatataaatatatgaaaaattgatgtgggtactcaaatgaaaggtatcgatgagtataatatcaaaatgagcttatatcttcaaaaatgtcaatagttgacaagataacaaagtcagtttttaattattgacatttttgaagatataagctcatcctgatgttacactcatcaagagctttcatttgagtacccacatgcatttttgatatatttatcatttatagatatatatatatatatataatatatataaatatatgaaatatatgaaaaattgatgtgggtactcaaatgaaaggtctcgatgagtgtaacattggaatgagtttatatctttaaaaatgttaatagttgaCAATATAgcagtcagttcttaattattgacatttttaaagatttaagctcatcctgatgttacactcatcaagagctttcattcgaatacccacatgcatttttgatatatttatcatatatagatatatataatatatataaatatatgaaaaattgatgtgggtagtcaaatgaaaggtcttgatgagtgtaacatcaggatgagcttatatctttaaaaatgtcaatagttcacgagatacatgttcatttcttaattatgtatctggagatagagcatttttaaatcaaaatttattgaattttattcaacaattaatttaaattcaaatttccaaaaattttaattacacaattttcttttattgatttaaaattaaaaaattgtttttttcaatcaataaatttatactacTGACATTTTAACGCCGATGAGCTAATTCCTAAGATCACTTCCAAGAAGAAACAAAATTgccacttaaaaaaaaacctttacATTTTCAGAGCAAGCAGTACTGGCTAGGACCAAACTACACGAAGGAAGGAGTAGCTGGGAACGACATCACGAGGACAAATGTCCCCGATATCCGGGTGGCGTATCGGTACGAGACTCTCGTCGATGAACTTTCCAATATCTTTAAAGTTGTTGAAAAGCCCGACAGTTTTTAGTTCGCCTCAGTAAATTCTCTCCCCCAACTCCCGTAGGGAAGTTTTCTTTTGGGAATAAACTTTAGCTTTAAAGTCCCCAGGAAATTGAATCATCATTCACGTCAAACTTTAATGTCCGATTgtcaatattcaatttttatttcttaaacataaatattaaaagcaACTAACGAACCGATGGCCTTTTATCTaaacaagaataaaaaataggatatcaattattaaacgtcaattcttattttataattaaatcttttggcattatttaatacttcaataatttttaaatattgttaaaaataatttcgtttGATCAAAGACCAatcaaagatttatttatatttttttttatttcttccttttatttttattattattattaatattatgacTATGATTAAGATAGAAGAAAAGTTAGACTTAAAAGAGGAAGTAAAAAatagagtaattttttttttacttttaaaaaaatttataaaatgttcgCTAGTGCCAGAGAGTTTTAAATTCAACTTAACTCTTTTAAtcttttgttatatttttgtacattttttactgcatTCATAAATAATGTTTGGTTGTGtttttctatataataaaattaaaaagttgaaaaaaaaaaataatttaattattttgaaataaaataaataaatattcaatttttaaaagtaattagtgagtaaaaaaattaataaaattaataagattCTCAGCGAGTTTCCCGGACGATACGCGAAAATGTATgttagtaaattaataaaaaattaaattagaaaaatatttgtattatgGACTAAGAGAGGAatgtatttattgtaaaaagtatattctagaaaaataataaatatattatatatgtatgttagaatttaattgactaattaattattagatttatttaaatagtaagAAGATACAACAGATACTCAACAACGTGATAATTGGATTAATTATCAGAACCGTTCCTCCGGCAGGCACTGCAGTTGATTCTGCAATTAACTCACTCGAAATATCTAATGTCTCTCCCTCGTCGTCATCTAACTCCTCGGTAGTTACGGCTAAATTTGCTGGAGTGCTATCAATTACACCTACGCCTAATGAATATGGAGTGGGTTCCAGATCAGAATTCTCTTCGCTacctgaaaaattattcattttaaaatcaacCTCGCGCTTTATTAGAGTACTTTTTTTATCggatttattgattttttttttttaatttaaaagttaattattgaacatattgaatttaattaaaaaaaattttttattttaaaagcgatactgatttttttagactttgCGAATTGTTATgactaatctatattattaagagaataagcaaagtTTTGTAgttagtgtatttatatgataaaatgggtttctATGGTTAAATTATCtctagacacataattaagaaatgacgttgtatctcatgaactattgacatttttgaagatataagctcatcccgatgttacactcatcaagacctttcatttgagtacccacatcaatttttcatatattttatatatttatatatttcacaaataccatatatatgaaatatatatcaaaatccatgtgggtgctcaaatgaaagttcttgatgagtgtaacaccgagatgagcttatatcttgaaaaatgccaataattaagaaatgaccttgtatcttgtaaactattgacatttttaaagatataagttcacccCGAccttatactcatcaagagctttcattcaagtaccACATGCATttctaatatatttttcatatatacatatatatatatatatatatatatatatatatatatatatatatatatataaatatataaaatatgtgaaaaattgatgtgggtactcaaatgaaaggtcttgatgagagtaatgtcagggtgagtttatatctttaaaaatgtcaataattaagaaataactttgtattttgtctactactgacatttttaaagatataaactcatcgcgatgttacacttatcaaaaccttttatttgagtacccacatcaatttttcatatatttcatatatttatatatattatatatatgtatatatgaaaaatatatcaaaaatgcatgtgggtactcaaatgaaagcttttgatgagtttaacatcaagatgagcttatatccttaaaaacgtcaaaatttaagaaagtacagtgcaatttaacaaaattcattattcaatagagcaaaatttcaattttttatagttcataagtcacggcagtcacgcagtgactgcaaagttgctagttatattattaatgaagataagtcaaaaaacatctcagtatttttattaaattaattaaaactttttttaagtttattttattagatattttcaatttttaaaatatgaaaattaattaaaaaaacttactaTCATCTTCAGGTGAACTAGCATCAGTTTCATTAATATAGCTTCTCAATACAACAGCATCAGAGGGTTCAATAACAACAGTCTCTACTGTTGAATTAACTTCgtataaattttcttcattagtCGAGAAGACGACTACaaaattatcatcatcatcatcatcatcatcatcatcatcatcgtctTCATCGTCAGATACCAGGGAAGTAATGTTAACTATTTCTTCCTCCGCGCCGAAGTTAATTAGCACCAAATATTCCGGATGGTTTTCCAAGTGCCTAAGTAGAgagtaagtatttattaattagcaagtaatattaataaacatcagaataaataaaagattgaaAGGTACCGCTTGAGGAAGATAACTTTATCGTTGTTGATAGTCTCGATGCTGAAATTACCATGACGGAAAACCGGGTCTTTGCGGAGATGCGCTAAACTTTTGTAAGTATTTAGAGTGCTGAGAGGGTCCTCGAGTTGACTCTCGACGTTTCGGGTGACATAATCTTCGTTAATGGGAAAGTAGAGGGTTTCGTTAACCGAGAATCCGGCAGAAGTGCTGTTGTCCCATTGCATTGGAGACTTGGCAGCGTATTTAGACAAGTCAGCAAGATTGTTTAGAGTTGGATTTATTGTCTTAAGGTATCCAGGCACCTCTGCTGCATCTGTCATTCCAATCTCGTCGCCGTAGTAAGAGTACGCTTGTCCGGGCAAAAGCATCGTCAAAACCATCCAAGCTTCTAAGCGATCTTGGCCTTGTCTTGTCGCTATTCTTGAACCGTCTGGATGActtatctgaaatttttattattttatttacttaaaaaataataataataatgaatttaataattgaatttaatattgttattattattagtatttaggctgaacttgaaaatgctctatcgctagatacataattaaaaaatgaccttgtatctcgtaaactattgacatttttaaagatataagctcattccgacattacactcatcgagacctttcatttgagtaccctcatcaattttttatatatttcatatatttatatatatattatatatatgtatatatgaaaaatatatcaaaaatgcatgtgggtgctcaaatgaaagctcttgatgagtgtaacatcgggatgagcttatatcttaaaaaatgtcaataattaagaactgactttgctatcttgtcaactaatgaaatttttgaagatataagcttatcctgatgttacacacatcgagacctttaatttcaatacccacatcaatttttcatatattttgtatataaatatatgaaaaatatatcaaaatgcatgtgggtactcaaatgaaaactcttcatgagtgtaacaccaagatgagcttatatcttaaaaaatgtcaataattaagaactgaccttgtgttttgtgaaatattgatatttttaaagatataagctcactccgatattacattcatcgagacctttcatttgattacccacatcaatttttcatacatttatatatattatatatatgtatatttgaaaaatatatcaaaaatgcatgtgggtgctcaaatgaaagctcttgatgagtgtaacatcgggatgagcttatatcttaaaaaatatcaataattaagaaatgaccttatatcttgtcaactatagacctttttaaagatataaactcatcccgatgttacactaatcgagacctttcatttgtgtacccacatcaatttttcatatatttatatatatatatatatatatatatatatatatatatatatatgaaaaatatatgaaaactcatgtgggtactcaaattaaagctcttgatgagtgtaacatcgggatgagcttatatctttgaaaaaatcaacatttaagaaagtacagttcaatttaataaaagtcatCATTTAATAAggcaaaatgttatttatttatagtccacatagtgactgcaaggttgctagtttaatttagtttaagattgttattaatttctaaaaatttcaacttaataatgataataataataataaattaccggCCAGTTAGTTGTAGAATTCTCAGGAATACCATTGAGCcagttttcaattaaaattttgatatcatCAGCCCCGTCATCAATGGTGACATTTGTGATGAGATGAAAATTGAATGGAACAACTCCCGAGCGATTATTATCACCATAGTAAGATATCAAAGTAGCATCTGACTCCTCAGACTCGACGAGCAGTAATTTTGACGTTGAATTGTTCTCTTCTGTCCAGTTGTCTGTGAACTCCCGAATTTCATATAGAAAATTAGCATACTCATCATCCCCAAATTCATCCACCGACTCATCTGATTCATCTGATTCATCTGACTCGTCTGACTCGTCCGACTCGTCCTCTAGATCCAGGTCTTCGTAAAAGAACCCGCCTTTTGAGATTTGGAAACCATCCACACCTCGATCTAGCCAAAAGTCCAAAATATCCTGGAATTTAAGATTACAAAATAGTAAATCGGAGAAAGTATGTTTCTTCTTCTGATGCTGAAgaagaaatctcaaaaatttaatatttatttaatatcactCGGTACTTTTATTATCCGAGGAATTTAGCGtggaaatattattattattattattattattttaaacttttattaattttatcaaccgtgattttattataattcttctaacccgttatcacctattcggtcattttcatgctagtataaatctaatttcaagtggatggaaatttccatcttCACTAACAATTTGAGACAATTCGTCTTCGGATAGTTAGGTCGATGGGCAACCATCGAACTTGAACACTAGTTAGCTGGTGAATGCTAGTATCTGTTCGACTATATATTAAGTATTAACGATGGAAAGCTACTGAGAATAAAGGGcaactttgaaaaatccatgaaaaattaaccaagccaggaatcgaacctggatctccccgATTACATgtcgattcctggcttggttaatttttcatggatttttcaaagttgCCCTTTATTCTCAGTAGCTTTCCATCGTTAATACTTAACATATAGTCGAACAGATACTAGCATTCACCAGCTAACTAGTGTTCAAGTTCGATGGTTGCCCATCTAATCGACCTAACTATCCGAAGACGAATTGTCTCAAATTGTTAGTGaagatggaaatttccatccacttgaaattagatt
This genomic interval from Cotesia glomerata isolate CgM1 linkage group LG1, MPM_Cglom_v2.3, whole genome shotgun sequence contains the following:
- the LOC123268335 gene encoding AMP deaminase 2 isoform X3 yields the protein MSSRGVTNNNEAKSLQCWLHQPTFFISEEESESPVFDAAGGGGNLRMPSELPNEISAPYEVPQFPIEQIEKKLLIQRQLTVKAAKDLEERRSHYEPSLGPAADDNDYPFTLEENDFVPHFQRVSISGEDTSGVPLEDLQRASQMLVQALYIREKYMINSNQTFPSITSRFLRNVDKKPLNSAELFQHEDRMAIADHPVHAPASRGDPWDCEFPPAKNYKINPVNGVFNVYANEEDLANGKPLPYAYPDLGTFVRDMNLLCSMIADGPLKSFCYRRLSYLSSKFQLHVLLNELRELASQKAVPHRDFYNIRKVDTHIHAASCMNQKHLLRFIKKTLKNHADEVVTCSKSGEMMTLAQVFESMNLTTYDLSVDMLDVHADRNTFHRFDKFNAKYNPIGESRLREVFLKTDNYLDGKYFARIIKEVASDLEESKYQNAELRLSIYGKSADEWDKLANWAIKGDVYSDNVRWLIQIPRLYDIFKLNKLMSNFQEIINNIFLPLFEVTNDPSSHPDLHKFLQYVIGFDSVDDESKPENPLFDKDVSPPEEWNDIENPPYGYYQYYTFANMTVLNHFRADRGLNTFVLRPHCGEAGPIQHLVCGFMMAENISHGLLLRKVPVLQYLYYLAQIGIAMSPLSNNSLFLNYHRNPLPEYLARGLCVSLSTDDPLQFHFTKEPLMEEYSIAAQVWKLSSCDMCELARNSVIMSGFPHKSKQYWLGPNYTKEGVAGNDITRTNVPDIRVAYRYETLVDELSNIFKVVEKPDSF
- the LOC123268335 gene encoding AMP deaminase 2 isoform X1, whose protein sequence is MESLVLNGASKTNGDVVYELENEVDTDSTHIGNNGDQREKSESPVFDAAGGGGNLRMPSELPNEISAPYEVPQFPIEQIEKKLLIQRQLTVKAAKDLEERRSHYEPSLGPAADDNDYPFTLEENDFVPHFQRVSISGEDTSGVPLEDLQRASQMLVQALYIREKYMINSNQTFPSITSRFLRNVDKKPLNSAELFQHEDRMAIADHPVHAPASRGDPWDCEFPPAKNYKINPVNGVFNVYANEEDLANGKPLPYAYPDLGTFVRDMNLLCSMIADGPLKSFCYRRLSYLSSKFQLHVLLNELRELASQKAVPHRDFYNIRKVDTHIHAASCMNQKHLLRFIKKTLKNHADEVVTCSKSGEMMTLAQVFESMNLTTYDLSVDMLDVHADRNTFHRFDKFNAKYNPIGESRLREVFLKTDNYLDGKYFARIIKEVASDLEESKYQNAELRLSIYGKSADEWDKLANWAIKGDVYSDNVRWLIQIPRLYDIFKLNKLMSNFQEIINNIFLPLFEVTNDPSSHPDLHKFLQYVIGFDSVDDESKPENPLFDKDVSPPEEWNDIENPPYGYYQYYTFANMTVLNHFRADRGLNTFVLRPHCGEAGPIQHLVCGFMMAENISHGLLLRKVPVLQYLYYLAQIGIAMSPLSNNSLFLNYHRNPLPEYLARGLCVSLSTDDPLQFHFTKEPLMEEYSIAAQVWKLSSCDMCELARNSVIMSGFPHKSKQYWLGPNYTKEGVAGNDITRTNVPDIRVAYRYETLVDELSNIFKVVEKPDSF
- the LOC123268335 gene encoding AMP deaminase 2 isoform X2 codes for the protein MTSSEKDLFNNYSLSFTKKPVKNIPQIKIDNESESPVFDAAGGGGNLRMPSELPNEISAPYEVPQFPIEQIEKKLLIQRQLTVKAAKDLEERRSHYEPSLGPAADDNDYPFTLEENDFVPHFQRVSISGEDTSGVPLEDLQRASQMLVQALYIREKYMINSNQTFPSITSRFLRNVDKKPLNSAELFQHEDRMAIADHPVHAPASRGDPWDCEFPPAKNYKINPVNGVFNVYANEEDLANGKPLPYAYPDLGTFVRDMNLLCSMIADGPLKSFCYRRLSYLSSKFQLHVLLNELRELASQKAVPHRDFYNIRKVDTHIHAASCMNQKHLLRFIKKTLKNHADEVVTCSKSGEMMTLAQVFESMNLTTYDLSVDMLDVHADRNTFHRFDKFNAKYNPIGESRLREVFLKTDNYLDGKYFARIIKEVASDLEESKYQNAELRLSIYGKSADEWDKLANWAIKGDVYSDNVRWLIQIPRLYDIFKLNKLMSNFQEIINNIFLPLFEVTNDPSSHPDLHKFLQYVIGFDSVDDESKPENPLFDKDVSPPEEWNDIENPPYGYYQYYTFANMTVLNHFRADRGLNTFVLRPHCGEAGPIQHLVCGFMMAENISHGLLLRKVPVLQYLYYLAQIGIAMSPLSNNSLFLNYHRNPLPEYLARGLCVSLSTDDPLQFHFTKEPLMEEYSIAAQVWKLSSCDMCELARNSVIMSGFPHKSKQYWLGPNYTKEGVAGNDITRTNVPDIRVAYRYETLVDELSNIFKVVEKPDSF
- the LOC123268335 gene encoding AMP deaminase 2 isoform X4 encodes the protein MFACAIDSKRWLRDKNILIKAAKDLEERRSHYEPSLGPAADDNDYPFTLEENDFVPHFQRVSISGEDTSGVPLEDLQRASQMLVQALYIREKYMINSNQTFPSITSRFLRNVDKKPLNSAELFQHEDRMAIADHPVHAPASRGDPWDCEFPPAKNYKINPVNGVFNVYANEEDLANGKPLPYAYPDLGTFVRDMNLLCSMIADGPLKSFCYRRLSYLSSKFQLHVLLNELRELASQKAVPHRDFYNIRKVDTHIHAASCMNQKHLLRFIKKTLKNHADEVVTCSKSGEMMTLAQVFESMNLTTYDLSVDMLDVHADRNTFHRFDKFNAKYNPIGESRLREVFLKTDNYLDGKYFARIIKEVASDLEESKYQNAELRLSIYGKSADEWDKLANWAIKGDVYSDNVRWLIQIPRLYDIFKLNKLMSNFQEIINNIFLPLFEVTNDPSSHPDLHKFLQYVIGFDSVDDESKPENPLFDKDVSPPEEWNDIENPPYGYYQYYTFANMTVLNHFRADRGLNTFVLRPHCGEAGPIQHLVCGFMMAENISHGLLLRKVPVLQYLYYLAQIGIAMSPLSNNSLFLNYHRNPLPEYLARGLCVSLSTDDPLQFHFTKEPLMEEYSIAAQVWKLSSCDMCELARNSVIMSGFPHKSKQYWLGPNYTKEGVAGNDITRTNVPDIRVAYRYETLVDELSNIFKVVEKPDSF
- the LOC123268378 gene encoding maltase A2-like, whose protein sequence is MSAKIILLSSLIFLIGLCDCNVNSEEPEWWESTQIYQIWTRGFKDSDGDGEGDLQGILSELDYLKDIGVETICLNPIFSSPLIDFGYDISNYTDIDPIYGDLEDFDQLIEEAHEQDIKIILNIVPSHSSIEHEWFEASVNRIDPYSDYYIWANGSVDENGTRVPPNNWASVWNYTKGSAWTWNEDRDQWYYHKFKDTEPDLNLRNKDVVEEILDILDFWLDRGVDGFQISKGGFFYEDLDLEDESDESDESDESDESDESVDEFGDDEYANFLYEIREFTDNWTEENNSTSKLLLVESEESDATLISYYGDNNRSGVVPFNFHLITNVTIDDGADDIKILIENWLNGIPENSTTNWPISHPDGSRIATRQGQDRLEAWMVLTMLLPGQAYSYYGDEIGMTDAAEVPGYLKTINPTLNNLADLSKYAAKSPMQWDNSTSAGFSVNETLYFPINEDYVTRNVESQLEDPLSTLNTYKSLAHLRKDPVFRHGNFSIETINNDKVIFLKRHLENHPEYLVLINFGAEEEIVNITSLVSDDEDDDDDDDDDDDDDNFVVVFSTNEENLYEVNSTVETVVIEPSDAVVLRSYINETDASSPEDDSSEENSDLEPTPYSLGVGVIDSTPANLAVTTEELDDDEGETLDISSELIAESTAVPAGGTVLIINPIITLLSICCIFLLFK